A stretch of DNA from Terriglobales bacterium:
GTTGGCTGCCGCTGGCGATGGGCCCGTTGACGCGGAACTTGATGCGGGGCAGCCAGCTCGGGGGCGTTCCCGAGCGCCGTACCCCGTTGCGGGAGGTGGTGTCGAAGCTCTGCAGCTTGACCACGATGGAGTCCTTCTGGATGGTGGGCTGATCCTGAGCGAAAGCGGGGGCAGCCGAGCTGAGGAACAACACCGCCGGCAGCGCCGGCGCCAGCCAGGAGCGAAGGGCGATTCTCATCTCACACCTCACAAGGGCCGAGAGTGGACCGGACCGGCCGGGGCCTCACAGAGGCGTGCATTCTAACCCAACTCCGCCCGCTCCCTCCCGACTTCGGGGGGAGTCGCGGCGGAGAAGGGTGCGACGGACGGGAAGGCCCCTTGATCCGGGTGGGCACGGCCAGATGACAAGCAGGAAGCCGGTTGCCTACAATAGGACACCATGAGGACGAGGAGAGGGCGCATCCTGCTGCTGCTGGCGGCCGCCCTGTGGGCGCTGCCGGGGGCGGCGGGCAAGGATAAGCCGAACGCCACCATCAAGGTCACGGTGCTGAAGGAAGAGAACGGAAAGCCGGTGGCCAACGCCCACGTGGTCCTGCACCCGGTGGACAAGAAGGGGCAGCAGGAGCGCGGCGGCGTGGAGCTGAAGACCAACCAGGACGGGGAGTGCAGCTACACGGGTGTGCCCTACGGCCGGCTGCGGGTGCAGGTGATCGCCCACGGCCGCCAGACCTTCGGCGAGGACTACGAGATCAACCAGCCGGAGCACGCTCTGGTGATCAAGCTCAAGCTGCCGCAGGACCAAATGACCATCTACAAGTAGCGGGTGGCCAGGGGCCGGGGCTTGCGGTAAAATTTTCCGGCGTCCTTCCTCGGGGCGAGACTCAATCCCATCGGGCTGGAGGGGAAGTAGATCATGAAGACGGCAGTGCGGATCGTGGCAGTGGTGTTGCTGGGCTCGCTGCTGGTGCAGGCGCAGCAGGGGCCGCGCAAGAAGCGGGTGGCGGTAATGGACTTCGATTACGGCACGGTGCACAGCGACGTGGCGGCGCTGTTCGGGACCGACGTGGACGTCGGCAAGGGCATGGCCGACCTGCTGGTCAAGCACCTGGTGCAGGACGGTACCTATTCCGTGGTGGAGCGGCGCGCCCTGGACAAGATCCTGGCGGAGCAGAATTTCTCCACCAGTGACCGGGCCAACCCGGCTTCGGCGGCGCAGTTGGGCAAGCTGCTGGGCGTGGACGCGATCATCCTGGGGACGATCACGCAGTTCGGTGGTGAGACCCATAATACCAACGTCGGCGGCGCGGGCGGCGGCTGGGGCGGCTGGGGCCTGGGACACGTGGGCCACAAGAGCACCAAGGCCATCGTGACCGTGGACTGCCGCATCGTCGACATCGACACGGCCGAGATCCTGGCGGTGGCCGACGGCCATGGCGAGTCCAGCCGCTCTTCCACCAACCTGCTGGGCGGTGGCGGGAGCTGGCACGGTTTCGGCGCCGGCGGTGTGGACTTTGGCTCCTCGGACTTCGAGAACACGATCATCGGTGAGGCAGTGAAAGCAGCGATGCAGCAGTTGAGCGCGGGCGTGATCGCCGACGCCGACCGCCTGCACATCCGCACCATCCAGGTCTCGGGCCAGGTGGCCTACGCCCAGGGCGACACGGTGGTGCTGAACGTGGGCGCCAAGGCCGGACTGAAGGCCGGCGATCAGCTCTCCATCGAGCGGGTGACGCAGGAGATCAAGGACCCGGCCACGGGCAAGATCCTGCGGCGGCTGAGCACCAAGATCGGGGAGGTGCAGGTCACCGACGTGGACGCGGACTCGGCGCAGTGCAAGATCCTGAGCGGCGCCGGCTTCCGCATCGGAGACCTGGCCAAGACGACAACCCAGTGAATAGTGGATAGTGAAGAGTGAAAGAAGCGGCGCCGGGGAGAGGGTCCCAGGCGCCGCTTTTCTTTGCGCAAATGCCTAGTGGTGGTGTCCGCCGTGGTGCGGGCGGAAGCCGACGAAGCCGGGGCCGCCAGGGGAGAAGAAGGGCGGGCCAAAACCGGGGTGGCCGAAGACGAAGAAGTTGCGGCGCCCGAAGCCCAAGGGAGAGAACATGGGCGTGCGCCAAGTGCTGGCGGAGAGCTGCGAGCCGCCGAACAACGGCACTTCGGCGGGATAGCCACCGAGGTAGGGCGGGTAGTAGGAGCTCGAAGTGCGCGCATACGCAGGCACGCTGGTGGAAGAGGGGGCGGTGAGCGTGGCCACGTCGGCGGGATCGAGCGGGTGGCCGAGTACGGGAGCGGGCTGGGCTGCCGGGGCGGCGGGCGCTGCCTCCGGTGGAGGCGGAGCCGGCTCAACCGCGGCTTGCGGCGGCAGCGCGCTGGGAGTCTCCTGCGCGCACAGCAGCGTCGCCATCAGCAGCAGGACCAACAGAGAGGCGAGGCGCATGGCGGCCCTCCTTCTTGGCACATTCTACCGCGATTCAGCGGCCGCCGGCCGGAGACAGTCAGGAAGAAGAGGCGGCAGCGGGCATCAGGCGGCTCCCGCCCCAGAAGACGAGAGCGAAGACGGTGGCCGCGGCCAGCATGGTCACCACCTCGCGCAAGGGCGGAAAAAGAACGAAGCTGGA
This window harbors:
- a CDS encoding carboxypeptidase-like regulatory domain-containing protein — translated: MRTRRGRILLLLAAALWALPGAAGKDKPNATIKVTVLKEENGKPVANAHVVLHPVDKKGQQERGGVELKTNQDGECSYTGVPYGRLRVQVIAHGRQTFGEDYEINQPEHALVIKLKLPQDQMTIYK
- a CDS encoding CsgG/HfaB family protein: MKTAVRIVAVVLLGSLLVQAQQGPRKKRVAVMDFDYGTVHSDVAALFGTDVDVGKGMADLLVKHLVQDGTYSVVERRALDKILAEQNFSTSDRANPASAAQLGKLLGVDAIILGTITQFGGETHNTNVGGAGGGWGGWGLGHVGHKSTKAIVTVDCRIVDIDTAEILAVADGHGESSRSSTNLLGGGGSWHGFGAGGVDFGSSDFENTIIGEAVKAAMQQLSAGVIADADRLHIRTIQVSGQVAYAQGDTVVLNVGAKAGLKAGDQLSIERVTQEIKDPATGKILRRLSTKIGEVQVTDVDADSAQCKILSGAGFRIGDLAKTTTQ